From Bradyrhizobium symbiodeficiens, the proteins below share one genomic window:
- a CDS encoding TrmJ/YjtD family RNA methyltransferase, which yields MSGTDKSKAGLSLDGPIVILVEPQLGENIGMAARAMGNFALGALRIVNPRDGWPNIAAQRAAAGADHILEKVQLFGTVEDAVADLDLLFATTARPHDQAKPVVGPEAAAGEIAGHVAAGGKAGILFGRERWGLTNEEVGLSNRIITFPVNPGFASLNLAQAVLLVGYEWFKRATSGELPHAMPERSERASQHQMQAFFDNLIRELDKVEFLRPAEKRDTMLVNLRNIFTRMEPTKQDMHTLHGVIMAIAEGRKGPAKGGVLDGEQATRLRALLAEHGSGTPDSGSTVRGLARLLRRNPTDAERLLWQALTRDRRFAGGFKRQTPVGRHIPDFVSFPHRIAIELVNPGEGEAIAADRAGRRTWLEARDYRVLEIRAADVERDLEAELVRLQGMIEQGA from the coding sequence ATGTCGGGGACTGACAAGAGCAAGGCGGGTTTGTCCCTCGACGGTCCCATCGTGATCCTGGTCGAGCCGCAGCTGGGCGAAAACATCGGCATGGCCGCGCGCGCCATGGGCAATTTTGCGCTTGGCGCCTTGCGCATCGTCAACCCCAGGGACGGCTGGCCCAACATCGCCGCTCAGCGCGCCGCGGCCGGCGCCGATCACATCCTGGAAAAGGTCCAGTTGTTTGGGACGGTCGAAGACGCCGTCGCCGACCTCGACCTGCTGTTCGCCACCACCGCGCGCCCCCACGACCAGGCCAAGCCCGTGGTCGGGCCGGAAGCGGCGGCCGGCGAGATCGCGGGTCACGTCGCGGCCGGTGGCAAGGCCGGCATCCTGTTCGGCCGCGAGCGCTGGGGACTGACCAACGAGGAGGTCGGCCTCTCCAACCGCATCATCACCTTCCCGGTCAATCCGGGTTTCGCCTCGCTCAACCTCGCCCAGGCCGTGCTGCTGGTCGGCTATGAATGGTTCAAGCGGGCGACCTCAGGCGAGCTGCCGCACGCCATGCCGGAGCGGTCCGAGCGCGCCTCGCAGCACCAGATGCAGGCCTTCTTCGACAACCTCATCCGCGAACTCGACAAGGTGGAATTCCTGCGCCCGGCCGAGAAGCGCGACACCATGCTGGTCAACCTGCGCAACATCTTCACCAGGATGGAGCCGACCAAGCAGGACATGCACACCCTGCACGGGGTGATCATGGCGATCGCGGAGGGACGCAAGGGCCCGGCCAAGGGCGGTGTGCTCGACGGCGAGCAGGCCACGCGCCTGCGCGCGCTGCTCGCCGAGCATGGCAGTGGAACGCCCGACAGCGGCTCGACCGTCCGTGGTCTGGCCCGCTTGCTCCGCCGCAACCCGACCGACGCCGAGCGCCTGCTCTGGCAGGCCCTGACCCGCGACCGCCGCTTCGCCGGCGGGTTCAAGCGCCAGACCCCGGTGGGGCGCCATATCCCGGACTTCGTCTCCTTCCCGCACCGGATCGCGATCGAGCTGGTCAACCCGGGCGAGGGCGAGGCAATCGCGGCAGATCGTGCGGGCCGGCGGACGTGGCTGGAGGCGCGGGATTATCGCGTGCTGGAGATCCGGGCGGCGGATGTCGAGCGCGATCTGGAGGCGGAGCTGGTGCGGCTGCAGGGGATGATCGAGCAGGGCGCATGA
- a CDS encoding NADP-dependent isocitrate dehydrogenase has translation MAKIKVSNPVVELDGDEMTRIIWQYIKDKLITPFLDVELMYFDLGMEYRDHTNDQVTIDAAEAIKKVGVGVKCATITPDEARVKEFNLKQMWKSPNGTIRNILGGVIFREPIICKNVPRLVPGWTKPIIIGRHAYGDQYRATDFKFPGKGTLSMKFVGEDGTVIEKEVFKAPGAGVAMEMYNLDDSIIDFARASLNYGLLRNYPVYLSTKNTILKVYDGRFKDIFQDIYDREFKKEFEAKGLTYEHRLIDDMVASALKWSGGYVWACKNYDGDVQSDTVAQGYGSLGLMTSVLLTPDGKTVEAEAAHGTVTRHYREHQKGKETSTNSIASIFAWTRGLSHRAKLDNNAELAKFANTLEKVCVDTVEAGYMTKDLALLVGADQRWLSTTGFLDKVAENLTKELAG, from the coding sequence ATGGCAAAAATCAAGGTATCCAATCCCGTCGTCGAACTCGATGGCGACGAGATGACCCGGATTATCTGGCAGTACATCAAGGACAAGCTGATCACCCCGTTCCTGGATGTCGAGCTGATGTATTTCGACCTGGGAATGGAGTACCGCGACCACACCAACGATCAGGTCACCATCGACGCCGCCGAGGCGATCAAGAAGGTCGGCGTCGGCGTCAAATGCGCCACCATCACCCCGGATGAGGCCCGGGTGAAGGAGTTCAACCTCAAGCAGATGTGGAAGTCGCCGAACGGCACCATCCGTAACATCCTGGGCGGCGTGATCTTCCGCGAGCCGATCATCTGCAAGAACGTGCCGCGCCTGGTTCCCGGCTGGACCAAGCCGATCATCATCGGCCGCCACGCCTATGGCGACCAGTACCGCGCCACCGACTTCAAGTTCCCGGGCAAGGGCACGCTGTCGATGAAGTTCGTCGGCGAGGACGGCACCGTGATCGAGAAGGAAGTGTTCAAGGCCCCCGGCGCCGGCGTCGCCATGGAGATGTACAATCTCGACGACTCCATCATCGACTTCGCCCGCGCCTCGCTGAACTACGGCCTGCTGCGCAACTACCCGGTCTACCTCTCGACCAAGAACACGATTCTGAAGGTCTATGACGGCCGCTTCAAGGACATCTTCCAGGACATCTACGACCGCGAGTTCAAGAAGGAATTCGAGGCCAAGGGCCTGACCTACGAGCACCGCCTGATCGACGACATGGTGGCCTCGGCGCTGAAATGGTCGGGCGGCTACGTCTGGGCCTGCAAGAACTACGACGGCGACGTGCAGTCCGACACGGTCGCGCAGGGCTACGGCTCGCTCGGCCTGATGACCTCGGTGCTGCTCACCCCCGACGGCAAGACCGTCGAGGCCGAAGCCGCCCACGGCACGGTGACCCGACATTATCGCGAGCACCAGAAGGGCAAGGAGACCTCGACCAACTCGATCGCCTCGATCTTCGCCTGGACCCGTGGCCTGTCGCACCGCGCCAAGCTCGACAACAATGCCGAGCTCGCCAAGTTCGCCAACACGCTGGAGAAGGTCTGCGTCGACACCGTCGAGGCCGGCTACATGACCAAGGATCTCGCGCTCTTGGTCGGCGCCGACCAGCGCTGGCTCTCGACCACCGGCTTCCTCGACAAGGTCGCCGAGAACCTGACCAAGGAGCTGGCGGGCTGA
- a CDS encoding DUF3455 domain-containing protein, with protein MFIKLAGPTMLLAALIGPAGAAEPLPDAIAAPGESVVLSVHAEGAQVYECKAGSDGKLAWAFREPIATLLSEGNTIGRHYAGPNWELADSSAVVGKVIGNAPGTTAADIPWLKLEVTARRGSGTLTPVTTVQRINTHGGKLDGSCDKAGEFRSAPYSAEYVFLKKG; from the coding sequence ATGTTCATCAAGCTTGCCGGCCCCACAATGCTGCTCGCGGCCCTGATCGGGCCGGCCGGGGCTGCAGAGCCGCTTCCCGACGCCATCGCCGCACCGGGCGAGAGCGTCGTGCTCAGCGTCCACGCCGAAGGCGCGCAGGTCTACGAATGCAAGGCCGGTAGCGACGGCAAGCTCGCCTGGGCCTTCCGCGAGCCGATCGCGACGCTGCTGTCCGAGGGCAACACGATCGGCCGGCATTATGCCGGCCCGAACTGGGAGCTCGCCGACAGCAGCGCCGTGGTCGGCAAGGTGATCGGCAACGCACCGGGTACGACGGCCGCCGATATCCCCTGGCTGAAGCTGGAGGTCACCGCCCGCCGCGGCAGCGGCACCCTCACGCCTGTTACCACGGTCCAGCGCATCAACACCCATGGCGGCAAGCTCGACGGTTCTTGCGACAAGGCCGGCGAGTTCAGAAGCGCGCCCTACTCGGCCGAGTATGTTTTCCTGAAGAAAGGCTGA
- a CDS encoding DUF3303 domain-containing protein yields the protein MLFMVIERFRDRDPIPVYRRVRDEGVKFPEGLKYLGSWIEPNFDRCFQLMECDDARLLQEWVLNCQGNGMTFEIVPVVPSKETREVVAPFLDGT from the coding sequence ATGCTCTTCATGGTGATCGAACGCTTCAGGGACCGCGACCCAATTCCGGTCTACCGGCGCGTGCGCGACGAGGGCGTCAAGTTTCCGGAAGGCCTGAAATATCTCGGCAGCTGGATCGAGCCGAATTTCGACCGCTGCTTCCAACTGATGGAATGCGACGACGCTCGCCTGCTGCAGGAATGGGTGTTGAACTGCCAGGGCAACGGCATGACGTTCGAGATCGTGCCCGTCGTGCCCAGCAAGGAGACGCGCGAGGTTGTCGCGCCCTTCCTCGACGGAACGTGA
- a CDS encoding cyclic nucleotide-gated ion channel — protein sequence MRPVPRGRGLRDPNVRDRLYELLEHDPLAYSAGSRFIQIIIGVIVLNVAAMVLASVPELDAQFGTLFAAITTLSVIVFALEYLARLWTVAGHTQRKGSALSDRLCYVFSTLGIIDLMAFLPASIVLATGRHTTLAALGVLPFFKLIRYSPAMRSLLAAVHAERRALIGCIVILIGAVLTFASLLYAIERDVQPDKLGTIPQAMWWAIVTLGTVGYGDVVPVTALGKLVSTFAIISGFAMIALPVAIISTAFAEEVKRRDFVVTWGMLARVPLFSHLSAAEIADIMRLLRARTIEQGEILVRRGDAASSMYFITAGEVEIALPSQHVRLTDGTFFGEIALLHKTKRSGTVTATRKTRLLVLDAQDFHALIERMPTLADHVHTTAKARLADTGDLALAELAQAKQEEGPG from the coding sequence ATGCGCCCCGTTCCGCGAGGACGTGGCTTGCGCGATCCCAATGTGAGGGATCGCCTCTATGAATTGCTGGAGCACGATCCGCTGGCCTATTCGGCCGGGTCGCGCTTCATCCAGATCATCATCGGCGTCATCGTGCTCAATGTGGCCGCGATGGTCCTCGCCTCGGTGCCGGAGCTGGACGCGCAGTTCGGCACGCTGTTCGCAGCCATCACCACCCTGTCCGTGATCGTGTTCGCGCTGGAATATCTGGCGCGGCTGTGGACCGTGGCGGGCCACACCCAGCGCAAAGGCTCCGCGCTGTCCGACCGGCTCTGCTACGTCTTTTCGACGCTCGGCATCATCGACCTCATGGCGTTCCTGCCCGCGTCCATCGTGCTCGCCACCGGCCGGCACACGACGCTGGCGGCCCTCGGCGTGTTGCCGTTCTTCAAGCTGATCCGGTACTCGCCGGCGATGCGCTCGCTGCTCGCCGCTGTCCATGCCGAGCGGCGGGCGCTGATCGGCTGCATCGTCATTTTGATCGGCGCGGTCTTGACCTTCGCCTCGCTGCTCTACGCCATCGAGCGCGACGTGCAGCCGGACAAGCTCGGCACCATCCCGCAGGCGATGTGGTGGGCGATCGTGACGCTCGGCACCGTCGGCTATGGCGACGTGGTCCCGGTGACGGCGCTCGGCAAGCTGGTCTCCACTTTCGCCATCATCAGCGGCTTTGCCATGATCGCGCTGCCGGTCGCGATCATCTCCACCGCCTTTGCCGAGGAGGTGAAGCGGCGCGACTTCGTCGTCACCTGGGGCATGCTGGCGCGGGTGCCGCTGTTCTCGCATCTGTCGGCCGCCGAGATCGCCGACATCATGCGCCTCTTGCGCGCGCGCACCATCGAGCAGGGAGAGATATTGGTCCGCCGCGGCGATGCGGCCTCGTCGATGTATTTCATCACCGCCGGCGAGGTCGAGATCGCGCTGCCGAGCCAGCACGTGCGGCTCACCGACGGCACCTTCTTCGGCGAGATCGCGCTGCTGCACAAAACAAAACGCAGCGGCACGGTGACGGCGACGCGCAAGACGCGCCTGCTGGTGCTCGACGCCCAGGATTTTCACGCGCTGATCGAACGCATGCCGACGCTGGCCGACCACGTCCACACCACTGCCAAGGCGCGGCTCGCCGATACCGGCGACCTCGCGCTGGCGGAGCTGGCTCAGGCCAAGCAGGAAGAGGGCCCGGGGTAG
- the alaS gene encoding alanine--tRNA ligase, translating into MSGVNEIRSTFLNFFAENGHEIVSSSPLVPRNDPTLMFTNAGMVQFKNVFTGVEKRPYQRATTSQKCVRAGGKHNDLDNVGYTARHLTFFEMLGNFSFGDYFKERAIELAWKLITKEYGLKKDKLLVTVYHTDDEAAGLWKKIAGFSEDRIIRIPTSDNFWAMGDTGPCGPCSEIFIDRGDHIWGGPPGSTEEDGDRFLEFWNLVFMQYEQVTKEERVDLPRPSIDTGMGLERMASIMQGVDSVFETDLFRHLIDATSSALGHGPNEQTVASFRVIADHLRSSAFLVADGVLPSNEGRGYVLRRIMRRAMRHAQLLGAKEPLMHRLVWALVREMGQAYPDLMRAENLIEETLRLEETRFRKTLTRGLAILDEKSASLKKGDMFDGDVAFTLYDTYGFPLDLTQDALKSRGISVDQASFTDAMERQKAKARESWKGSGEAASEAIWFPLREKLGATEFLGYETESAEGVVTALVKDGKEATSLKAGETGAIVLNQTPFYAESGGQVGDTGVLTGEGGIKFRVTDTQKKLGDFFVHVGKVESGELKLGTALQLEVDHSRRFSIRAHHSATHLIHEALRQVLGDHIAQRGSMVAPDRLRFDFVHPKPITAAELARVEDIANDVVLENDEVTTRVMGVDEAREAGARALFGEKYGDEVRVVSMGRTARERGTNALGWSVELCGGTHVKRTGDIGLITLTGESAVASGVRRIEALTGNYARRHANETMALAKTAANELRTSIDDVPARITALMDERKKLERELSDARKKLAMGGGASAGSNGAAAAVREVGDVKLMARAVEGIEMKDLKSLADDGKKQIGSGVVAIVGVTEDGKAGVVVGVTADLTARFNAVNLVKIASEALGGKGGGGRPDMAQAGGPDGAKATEALAAIEKAMAGA; encoded by the coding sequence ATGAGCGGCGTCAACGAGATCAGGTCGACCTTTCTGAACTTCTTTGCCGAGAACGGCCACGAGATCGTGTCGTCCTCGCCATTGGTGCCGCGCAACGACCCGACATTGATGTTCACCAATGCCGGCATGGTGCAGTTCAAGAACGTCTTCACCGGCGTCGAGAAGCGGCCCTATCAGCGCGCCACCACGTCGCAGAAATGCGTTCGCGCCGGCGGCAAGCACAACGACCTCGACAATGTCGGCTACACCGCGCGCCATCTCACCTTCTTCGAGATGCTCGGCAACTTCTCGTTCGGCGACTATTTCAAGGAGCGCGCGATCGAGCTGGCCTGGAAGCTGATCACCAAGGAATACGGGCTGAAGAAGGACAAGCTGCTCGTCACCGTCTATCACACCGACGACGAGGCGGCCGGCCTCTGGAAGAAGATCGCCGGCTTCTCCGAGGATCGCATCATCCGCATCCCGACCTCGGACAATTTCTGGGCGATGGGCGACACCGGTCCGTGCGGCCCGTGCTCGGAGATCTTCATCGACCGCGGCGATCACATCTGGGGCGGCCCGCCAGGCTCAACGGAAGAGGACGGCGACCGCTTTCTCGAATTCTGGAATCTCGTGTTCATGCAATACGAGCAGGTGACGAAGGAGGAGCGCGTGGATCTGCCGCGTCCCTCGATCGACACCGGCATGGGGCTGGAGCGCATGGCCAGCATCATGCAGGGCGTCGACAGCGTGTTCGAGACCGATCTGTTCCGTCATTTGATCGACGCGACATCGTCGGCGCTAGGCCACGGGCCGAACGAGCAGACCGTCGCCTCGTTCCGCGTCATCGCCGACCATCTGCGTTCCTCGGCCTTCCTGGTCGCGGACGGCGTGCTGCCCTCGAACGAGGGCCGCGGTTACGTGCTGCGCCGGATCATGCGCCGAGCGATGCGCCATGCGCAGCTGCTGGGTGCGAAGGAGCCGCTGATGCATCGCCTGGTCTGGGCGCTGGTGCGCGAGATGGGCCAGGCCTATCCCGATTTGATGCGCGCGGAAAACTTGATCGAGGAAACGCTGCGGCTGGAAGAGACCCGCTTCCGCAAGACGCTGACCCGCGGCCTTGCCATCCTCGACGAGAAGAGCGCGTCCTTGAAGAAGGGCGACATGTTCGACGGCGACGTCGCCTTCACGCTTTACGACACCTATGGTTTTCCGTTGGACCTGACGCAGGACGCGCTGAAGTCGCGCGGCATCAGCGTCGACCAGGCCTCGTTCACCGACGCGATGGAGCGCCAGAAGGCCAAGGCGCGCGAGTCCTGGAAGGGCTCGGGCGAAGCCGCCTCTGAAGCGATCTGGTTTCCGCTGCGCGAAAAGCTGGGCGCGACCGAATTCCTGGGCTACGAGACCGAGAGCGCCGAAGGCGTGGTGACCGCGCTGGTGAAGGACGGCAAGGAAGCCACGAGCCTCAAGGCCGGCGAGACCGGCGCGATCGTGCTGAACCAGACGCCGTTCTACGCGGAATCGGGCGGCCAGGTCGGAGACACAGGCGTGCTCACGGGCGAGGGCGGCATCAAGTTCCGCGTCACCGACACGCAGAAGAAGCTCGGCGATTTCTTCGTTCACGTTGGCAAGGTCGAGAGCGGCGAGCTGAAGCTCGGCACAGCGCTCCAGCTCGAGGTCGATCATTCCAGGCGCTTCTCGATCCGCGCGCATCACTCGGCAACGCATCTCATCCACGAGGCGCTGCGCCAGGTGCTCGGCGACCACATCGCCCAGCGCGGCTCGATGGTCGCGCCGGACCGCCTGCGTTTCGACTTCGTGCATCCGAAGCCGATCACGGCGGCGGAGCTGGCCCGCGTCGAGGACATCGCCAACGACGTGGTGCTTGAGAATGACGAGGTCACGACGCGCGTGATGGGCGTTGACGAGGCCCGCGAAGCCGGGGCGCGCGCGCTGTTCGGCGAGAAATATGGCGACGAGGTTCGCGTCGTCTCGATGGGCAGGACCGCGCGCGAGCGCGGCACCAACGCGCTCGGCTGGTCGGTCGAGCTCTGCGGCGGCACGCATGTCAAGCGCACCGGCGATATCGGCCTGATCACGCTCACCGGCGAGAGCGCGGTTGCTTCGGGCGTGCGCCGCATCGAGGCGCTGACCGGCAATTACGCGCGCAGGCACGCCAACGAGACCATGGCGCTGGCCAAGACCGCGGCGAACGAGCTGCGCACCTCGATCGACGACGTCCCCGCGCGCATCACCGCGCTGATGGACGAGCGCAAGAAGCTCGAACGCGAGCTCTCCGACGCCCGCAAGAAGCTGGCGATGGGCGGCGGTGCGTCCGCCGGCAGCAATGGTGCAGCCGCGGCCGTGCGTGAGGTCGGCGACGTCAAGCTGATGGCGCGCGCGGTCGAGGGCATCGAGATGAAGGATCTCAAGAGCCTCGCCGACGACGGCAAGAAGCAGATCGGCTCCGGCGTCGTCGCGATCGTCGGCGTCACCGAGGACGGCAAGGCCGGCGTGGTGGTCGGCGTCACCGCCGACCTCACCGCGCGCTTCAACGCCGTGAACCTGGTCAAGATCGCTTCCGAAGCGCTCGGCGGCAAGGGCGGCGGCGGCCGGCCCGACATGGCGCAGGCCGGCGGCCCCGATGGAGCCAAGGCAACCGAGGCGCTGGCGGCGATCGAAAAAGCGATGGCAGGCGCGTAA
- the gcvT gene encoding glycine cleavage system aminomethyltransferase GcvT — translation MLARDDQDSLKRTPLHGLHVSLGGKMVPFAGYDMPVQYPAGVLKEHLHTRASAGLFDVSHMGQIALRPKSGRVEDAARALERLVPQDIVAIAPGRQRYAQFTNEDGGILDDLMVANFGDHLFLVVNAACKEADEAHLRANLSSDCVIEPLADRALIALQGPKAEAALAKLCAEAPAMKFMDSGPRKVAGIDCFVSRSGYTGEDGFEISVPAADAERLAKTLLDNPDVLPIGLGARDSLRLEAGLCLYGHDIDTATTPVEAALEWSVQKSRRSGGARAGGFPGAEKILAHFDHGAARRRVGLLAQGRAPVREGALLFADGAGGEPIGQVTSGGFGPSLNAPVAMGYVPTSQSALGTNLFAEVRGQRLAVQVAAMPFVKNTYKR, via the coding sequence ATGCTAGCGCGCGACGACCAAGATTCCTTGAAACGTACGCCCCTTCATGGGCTTCATGTCTCCCTGGGCGGCAAGATGGTGCCGTTCGCGGGCTATGACATGCCCGTGCAGTACCCCGCGGGCGTGCTGAAGGAGCACCTCCATACCCGGGCCTCCGCCGGCCTGTTCGACGTCTCCCATATGGGCCAGATCGCGCTCCGGCCGAAATCCGGCAGGGTCGAGGACGCCGCCCGCGCGCTGGAACGGCTGGTGCCGCAGGATATCGTCGCGATCGCGCCGGGGCGGCAGCGCTACGCCCAGTTCACCAATGAAGACGGCGGAATTCTCGACGATCTCATGGTCGCCAATTTCGGCGATCACCTCTTTCTGGTCGTCAACGCCGCTTGCAAGGAAGCGGACGAGGCCCATCTGCGCGCGAATCTCTCCAGCGACTGCGTCATCGAGCCGCTCGCAGATCGCGCGCTGATCGCGCTACAGGGGCCGAAGGCCGAGGCCGCGCTGGCGAAATTGTGTGCAGAGGCGCCCGCCATGAAGTTCATGGATTCCGGCCCGCGCAAGGTTGCCGGCATCGACTGCTTCGTCTCGCGCTCCGGCTATACCGGCGAGGACGGTTTTGAAATCTCGGTTCCGGCGGCCGATGCCGAGCGTCTCGCCAAAACGCTGCTGGACAATCCGGACGTGCTGCCGATCGGCCTGGGCGCCCGTGACAGCCTGCGGCTGGAGGCTGGGCTCTGCCTCTACGGCCACGACATCGACACCGCGACCACGCCGGTCGAGGCCGCGCTGGAATGGTCGGTGCAGAAGTCCCGCCGCAGCGGCGGCGCGCGCGCCGGCGGCTTTCCCGGTGCCGAAAAAATCCTCGCTCATTTCGATCACGGCGCGGCCCGCCGCCGTGTCGGCCTGCTCGCCCAGGGACGCGCGCCGGTCCGCGAGGGCGCGCTGCTGTTCGCCGACGGCGCGGGCGGCGAGCCGATCGGACAAGTCACCTCGGGCGGTTTCGGCCCGAGCCTGAATGCGCCGGTCGCGATGGGTTATGTGCCCACGAGCCAAAGCGCGCTCGGCACAAACCTGTTCGCCGAAGTGCGCGGCCAGCGCTTGGCCGTGCAGGTCGCGGCCATGCCTTTCGTCAAGAACACCTACAAACGCTGA
- the gcvH gene encoding glycine cleavage system protein GcvH gives MTTTLYTSDHEWLAIDGDVATVGITDYAQSQLGDVVFVELPKVGRTLKKAEAAAVVESVKAASDVYAPVTGEVLETNAELVAEPALVNSDAQGKAWFFKIKMADRSELGGLMDEAAYKTHTA, from the coding sequence ATGACCACCACGCTGTACACCTCCGACCATGAATGGCTCGCTATCGACGGTGACGTCGCCACCGTCGGGATCACCGACTACGCGCAGTCGCAGCTCGGCGACGTCGTGTTCGTCGAATTGCCCAAGGTCGGCCGCACCCTGAAGAAGGCGGAAGCCGCCGCCGTCGTCGAATCGGTCAAGGCCGCCTCCGACGTCTACGCGCCTGTAACCGGCGAAGTGCTCGAAACCAATGCCGAGCTCGTGGCCGAGCCGGCGCTGGTGAACTCGGACGCGCAAGGCAAGGCCTGGTTCTTCAAGATCAAGATGGCCGACAGGAGCGAGCTCGGCGGCCTCATGGATGAAGCCGCGTACAAGACGCATACGGCTTAA